The following is a genomic window from Flavobacterium crassostreae.
TATGTTAAATGGCAAAGCAACAACAATATGGATTGACGGACAACCAAGTGGATTGTCAGGACAAGATTTGGTTAATTTTCTAAATAATCTACCCGCAAATATTATCGAAAAAATAGAAATTATATCCAATCCCGGAGCTTCGTATGATGCCGATACATCTGGAGGGATTATAAATATTATTACATCTGCAAAATCAATGAAAGGTTTAAGTGGAACTATAAATACTTATTACAGTAGAAGCAGATATAATAAATTTGGAACTTCAATTACCTTAAACGGAAGAGTAAAAAAAATAGGTTGGCAACTTTCTAGTGGCATTAGTGGAAACAATAGTGATGAGAATAAAAAAATGACAAATCAATTTTTAGATTACAATCCTAATGTAATTTTAAATCAAAATTATTTTACCAAAAGTAATAACAAACCATTTTTTTTAAGAACATCCTTTGATTACAATATGAATAAAAAAACTACTATTGGATTTAAATACAACTTAAACACCAATAAAAATAATCCACAAACTACAGGAGATTTAACAAGTAACAATGTCGTACCAAATTTTAATTTCAACAGTTATAGTATTCCGTCTGAAAAAAATAATCAAAATGAAATAATACTTTACTACAAACAGAAATTAGACACATTGGGTCGAGAATTAAATATTTCAACTAACTGGACACGATTTGAAAAAAGCAAATTCAATGCGGTAACACAAACTACAACAATATTACCGTCAACAAATTCAAATTCATATAGCATTAATAATAATGATTTGAATATAGAAACTAAATATTTAAAAGCAGACTTAACCTTACCATATATTAAAAGTAACTTCACATTAAATACAGGTGTGAAATTATCACATAGTAAAGTTAATTCAAATGGGGTGTACAATCTAAATAACACAAATAGTAGTATTTTAAACAATCCCATTTATAATGATGAACTGCGTTTTAATTTCAATCAATCTAATTATGCAGTGTATGTCGAAGCAAGAAAAAAAATAAATAAATTAAGTTTAAATGCTGGCTTGCGTTTTGAAAATTATGTTATAAAAAGTGAAATCGAAGACAAGAATTCAAATTATGACAGAACTTTTACAAATTTATTTCCAAGTGCAAGTTTGTTATATGAAGTTAATAAAGCAACCGATTTTACACTCTCGTATACTAGAAAAATAGAACAGCCAGGTTATACAGAACTTGACCCAAATTTGAATGGTTTTTTTGATAATTTTACAAGTATTCAAGGTAATCCAAACTTGCAACCTAATTTTTATAATAATTTTGAAACAAAATTATCACTCTTAAAATACGCATATATAGGTTATAATTATAGTTATGCAAAAACAGAAAATTTATTAATTGTAGAAAATATAGGAAATCTTAAAACAACACAAACTTATAAAAGCTTTGAAGGATTAAGAAACTCCAATTTATCAATTGGATTACCCATTCCGTATGCTATTTTTACCGAGGGTACTAAATTCTTCAAAAAAAGAATAAACATTGATAAAACAAGTTTTTTATATCTAACAACAGGATACAATTTTTATAAAATCAATAATGCTGAAGAATATATAAGCGAATTTAAACCCAACTTTTATTTTATGAGTTATTCGCAAATAATATTACCGTTTGAAGTTAAACTAGGTCTTAATTATTCCTATGTATCAAAAGGGACATATCAAATTTATCAAATAAACAATCCTATTCAAAAATTAGATTTAACACTGAATAAATCATTTTTTAATAACGCATTGAAAGTTACATTTAGTGCAAGAGATGTTTTCAATACTTTCAAAACAAATGCACTTACCCAGTCAAAAAACATCAATGTTGATTATTTATTAACTAGAGATAATCAAAATTTTAGAATTGGTTTAAGTTACAATTTTGGAAAATTTTCTGCATTACATAAACAAAAAGAAACACAAGATGAAGAAGAGTTGAAAAGAATTGAAAAGAAAATTGATATTGGACCAAAAAATAATTAATAAAATAAAAAATAGAAGTGCTGAAAACAGATAATCGAAAACAAAAGAAAAATAAAGGCATCACATAACCGCCCTTTGGCAATATGGCGGGTTTAGTGGAATTGCCATTTTAAATAACGTTTACGTTCAACCGAAAGTACTCGTTTTCAAAAGTCCATAACCTCGCTAAGTGGTATTACGTTAGCAACAATTAAAACCTCGCGTCCTAAAATAGGTTGACTAAAACTTAAACACCTTTAGCAACCAATGGAAACACCCGAAAATCAGCCCGTCCGAAGAAGAAACGGAAAACAAGTAAGTTTTGAATACAAACTTTCTGTAATTCAACAAATCAACAATGGACAAATTTCTTTAAATTACGCTTCTAAAAAATACGCTATTTCTAAAAGCACAATCGAATACTGGATGAAGAAACTAACCAATTACGAGCAAACCAATAAATCTATTAGTAAAGACGATGAAATTCGTTTGCTAAAAAATAAAATCGAAGATTTAGAGGGAATTAAAGCATTTCAACAAGAGGTAATCATTGAATTTGAGTCTGTTACTGGGGAGGAACTTTCAAAAAAGTACTTGCCCGATTGGTTAGCAA
Proteins encoded in this region:
- a CDS encoding TonB-dependent receptor domain-containing protein; its protein translation is MKNIFFTLFVLFSIKSFSQNNIVIGSKIRTESACDTENTEKIVLLEMKTGDNYRTVKKFVIKNCLNYYTFSKFLGSFKVTINSENYQSKSLAFEIQATSKDTLMLDEVVLQKQVVTNLEEVTIMGIRKDFIKVEADKTTIAVKDNVMLSEGSAYDAMLKLPSVLLDPNGNVMLNGKATTIWIDGQPSGLSGQDLVNFLNNLPANIIEKIEIISNPGASYDADTSGGIINIITSAKSMKGLSGTINTYYSRSRYNKFGTSITLNGRVKKIGWQLSSGISGNNSDENKKMTNQFLDYNPNVILNQNYFTKSNNKPFFLRTSFDYNMNKKTTIGFKYNLNTNKNNPQTTGDLTSNNVVPNFNFNSYSIPSEKNNQNEIILYYKQKLDTLGRELNISTNWTRFEKSKFNAVTQTTTILPSTNSNSYSINNNDLNIETKYLKADLTLPYIKSNFTLNTGVKLSHSKVNSNGVYNLNNTNSSILNNPIYNDELRFNFNQSNYAVYVEARKKINKLSLNAGLRFENYVIKSEIEDKNSNYDRTFTNLFPSASLLYEVNKATDFTLSYTRKIEQPGYTELDPNLNGFFDNFTSIQGNPNLQPNFYNNFETKLSLLKYAYIGYNYSYAKTENLLIVENIGNLKTTQTYKSFEGLRNSNLSIGLPIPYAIFTEGTKFFKKRINIDKTSFLYLTTGYNFYKINNAEEYISEFKPNFYFMSYSQIILPFEVKLGLNYSYVSKGTYQIYQINNPIQKLDLTLNKSFFNNALKVTFSARDVFNTFKTNALTQSKNINVDYLLTRDNQNFRIGLSYNFGKFSALHKQKETQDEEELKRIEKKIDIGPKNN
- a CDS encoding helix-turn-helix domain-containing protein, which gives rise to METPENQPVRRRNGKQVSFEYKLSVIQQINNGQISLNYASKKYAISKSTIEYWMKKLTNYEQTNKSISKDDEIRLLKNKIEDLEGIKAFQQEVIIEFESVTGEELSKKYLPDWLANEIQKKKKKLLK